In a genomic window of Pseudomonas putida:
- a CDS encoding BON domain-containing protein, with protein MKKFAIAAATATALTLTMANVAFAQTQATQAPMTLAAGEMTQAKEATSDTWITTKVKSDLMTEKGIPGTDIKVETNKGVVSLSSTTAVTESQKATAVAITKKIKGVKAVSADGLKAE; from the coding sequence ATGAAGAAGTTCGCTATCGCTGCCGCTACTGCTACCGCGCTGACCCTGACCATGGCCAATGTTGCGTTCGCACAGACTCAAGCCACTCAGGCGCCAATGACTCTGGCAGCCGGTGAAATGACCCAAGCCAAGGAAGCTACTTCCGATACCTGGATTACCACCAAAGTCAAAAGTGACCTGATGACCGAAAAAGGCATTCCTGGCACCGACATCAAGGTTGAAACCAACAAAGGCGTCGTGTCCCTGTCGTCGACCACTGCGGTGACTGAATCGCAAAAAGCTACCGCCGTGGCGATCACCAAGAAAATCAAAGGCGTCAAGGCGGTCTCCGCTGACGGCCTGAAAGCCGAGTAA
- the pilB gene encoding type IV-A pilus assembly ATPase PilB — MNDITLSGLAKQLVLAELLTDKSAQQASQQAHRNRISLVSYLVQNKLVKSRQVAEIASEHFGMALMDLNHLDRETQPKGLVSEKLVRQHHALPLWRRGNKLFVGISDPTNHQAINDIQFSTGLSTEAILVEEDKLSDAIEKFFDSHGSGLEDIGDVDLEGVDIETDDRQDAIVGQDADDAPVVRFVHKMLLDAIRSGSSDLHFEPYEKIFRVRVRTDGILHEVAKPPIQLAGRIAARLKVMASLDISERRKPQDGRIKMRLSKSRSIDFRVNTLPTLWGEKVVIRILDPSSAQMGIDALGYEPDQQALYMDALKQPQGMILVTGPTGSGKTVSLYTGLNILNTVDINISTAEDPVEINMEGINQVNVNSKQGMDFAQALRSFLRQDPDVIMVGEIRDLETAEIAIKAAQTGHLVLSTLHTNSAAQTLTRLHNMGIQGFNIATSVSLIIAQRLARKLCSHCRTTLDIPRETLIKEGFPEERIGSFTIYGPVGCEHCNGGYKGRVGIYEVVKNTPDLQRLIMAEGNALQIDEQMRKDGFNDLRTSGLHKAMQGITSLEEINRVTKD; from the coding sequence ATGAATGACATCACCCTCAGCGGTCTGGCCAAACAACTGGTCCTGGCCGAGCTGCTCACTGACAAAAGCGCGCAACAGGCCTCGCAACAAGCCCACCGCAACCGCATCTCGCTGGTCAGTTATCTGGTGCAGAACAAACTGGTGAAAAGTCGCCAGGTCGCCGAGATCGCCTCGGAACACTTCGGCATGGCCCTGATGGATCTCAACCACCTCGACAGGGAAACCCAGCCCAAGGGACTGGTCAGTGAAAAGCTGGTGCGCCAGCATCACGCCCTGCCGCTCTGGCGTCGTGGCAACAAGTTGTTCGTGGGGATTTCCGACCCGACCAATCACCAGGCCATCAACGACATTCAGTTCAGTACGGGCCTGAGTACCGAAGCGATCCTGGTCGAAGAAGACAAGCTGAGCGACGCCATCGAAAAATTCTTCGACAGCCATGGCAGCGGCCTGGAAGACATCGGCGACGTTGACCTCGAAGGCGTCGATATCGAAACCGACGATAGGCAGGACGCCATCGTCGGCCAGGATGCCGATGACGCGCCGGTGGTGCGCTTCGTCCACAAGATGCTGCTCGACGCGATCAGGAGCGGCTCTTCCGACCTGCATTTCGAGCCCTACGAGAAAATCTTTCGCGTGCGTGTGCGCACCGACGGCATCCTGCACGAAGTCGCCAAGCCACCGATCCAGCTGGCTGGGCGCATCGCGGCGCGGCTGAAGGTCATGGCCAGCCTCGACATCTCAGAACGTCGCAAGCCACAGGACGGGCGGATCAAGATGCGCCTGTCGAAAAGCCGGTCGATCGATTTTCGGGTCAACACACTGCCCACCCTGTGGGGCGAGAAAGTGGTGATCCGGATCCTCGATCCGTCCAGCGCGCAAATGGGTATCGACGCCCTCGGTTACGAGCCCGACCAGCAAGCGTTGTACATGGACGCGCTCAAGCAGCCCCAGGGGATGATTCTGGTGACAGGCCCCACCGGTTCCGGCAAGACCGTGTCGCTCTACACCGGGCTGAACATTCTCAATACCGTCGACATCAACATCTCCACCGCCGAAGACCCGGTGGAGATCAATATGGAAGGCATCAACCAGGTCAACGTCAATTCGAAACAAGGCATGGATTTCGCCCAGGCGCTGCGTTCGTTCCTGCGTCAGGACCCGGACGTGATCATGGTCGGCGAAATCCGCGATCTGGAAACCGCTGAAATCGCCATCAAGGCGGCCCAGACCGGGCACCTGGTGCTGTCGACCCTGCACACCAACAGCGCCGCGCAAACCCTCACCCGCCTGCACAACATGGGCATCCAGGGTTTCAACATCGCCACTTCCGTCAGCCTGATCATCGCCCAGCGCCTGGCGCGCAAACTGTGCAGCCATTGCCGGACAACCCTCGACATCCCCCGCGAGACATTGATCAAAGAGGGCTTCCCCGAGGAACGCATCGGCTCCTTCACGATCTATGGGCCGGTGGGTTGCGAACACTGCAACGGCGGTTACAAGGGGCGCGTGGGGATTTATGAAGTGGTGAAGAACACGCCGGACTTGCAGCGCCTGATCATGGCCGAAGGTAACGCACTGCAAATCGATGAGCAGATGCGCAAGGACGGCTTCAATGACTTGCGCACCTCGGGCTTGCACAAAGCCATGCAAGGCATCACCAGCCTTGAGGAAATCAACCGGGTCACCAAGGACTGA
- a CDS encoding DUF748 domain-containing protein: MKPHMYKGLLRALGALLTALALYSLLGFLILPGIALRVANQQLANYATTPASIQRIELNPFSLEVTLWGLNIGEPGKEQVGFERLYANLELDSLWTKALHLSEIELEKSKTEVLFGKDGKLNLLGLFKLPASEPTPADPNAKPFPLRIDNIKLAGGAVHFLDERPSEPIEFLYDKLDFELKNLSTLPEDSADMTLSAIGPNGGQIDWTGNFSLIPLASEGKLKVTDGKMKAFWPYVRDAVPLVLESGVYTLSTDYKLNLSKETQLLLSNIDLKVAPFAIKAPDGRELVKLERLDVSETTLDLAKQQVVVGKIRSNKLETWAALEADGQLDWQKLFASQPSKPAAKAKAEPASTPAAADSPKPEPAPAAKPWQVLLNDVQLRNYQVHLADRKAQPAVALELGPLNLDLQKFDSLNGSPFQLKLDTGVGKQGKLTAEGEVNLAPVTAKLNVTTRDIDLRVAQSYISPFIRLELRSGMLGSDLAVNLKSTEPLAFSVTGRAQVDQLHTLDTLKTRDFVKWQQVVVEGLNYQHGDSLSIDKVNMLQPYARFMINDDRTTNIDDLLIPQPADAGTKSAAAKPAAGKDKPLGIHVGGIVINDGSANFADFSLTPNFATAIQELNGQIGTIDSRQVKPAAVDVKGKVDRYAPVTIKGAVNPFDPMASLDIATSFKRVELTTLTPYSGKFAGYRIRKGRLNLDLHYKITKGQLQAENKVVVEQLQLGEKVDSPDAVSLPLKLAIALLKDVDGKISIELPVTGDLNNPQFSVMPIVWQTLRNLIVKAAAAPFKLIGGLVSGGGAEDLGTVAFAPGSSELSKDAEAALVKLSNALKERPALRLEIEGTAAKSSDGPLIAEQRLEREYQYNYYKMLQRRGEKVPAQASMLDVPDNEKGPLLEGIYRTRLKAQPPAEWKDLGKEERTAKMREGVIQFWSSSEVLLRQLGQDRASSIKDYLVDKGQLADDRVYFIDAQLGEAEKDGKVVTPLHLDAE; this comes from the coding sequence ATGAAGCCACACATGTACAAAGGATTGCTACGCGCCCTCGGCGCCTTGTTGACTGCTCTGGCTCTCTACAGCCTGCTGGGGTTTCTGATTTTGCCGGGCATCGCCTTGCGCGTCGCCAACCAGCAACTGGCCAACTACGCCACGACGCCCGCCTCGATCCAGCGCATCGAACTCAACCCGTTCAGCCTCGAAGTGACCCTTTGGGGCTTGAACATTGGTGAGCCGGGCAAGGAACAGGTCGGCTTCGAACGCCTGTACGCCAACCTGGAACTCGACAGTCTCTGGACCAAGGCGCTGCACCTGTCGGAAATCGAACTGGAGAAATCCAAGACCGAAGTGCTCTTCGGCAAAGACGGCAAACTCAATCTACTGGGACTGTTCAAACTGCCAGCCAGCGAACCGACACCAGCCGATCCCAATGCCAAGCCGTTCCCGCTGCGTATCGACAACATCAAGCTGGCGGGCGGTGCCGTGCATTTTCTCGATGAGCGCCCCAGCGAACCCATCGAATTTCTTTACGACAAACTCGACTTCGAACTGAAGAACCTCAGCACCCTTCCCGAAGACAGTGCCGACATGACCCTGTCGGCCATCGGCCCCAATGGCGGGCAGATCGACTGGACCGGCAACTTCAGCCTTATCCCGCTCGCCTCCGAAGGCAAGCTGAAAGTCACCGACGGCAAGATGAAGGCCTTTTGGCCTTATGTGCGTGACGCGGTGCCACTGGTGCTCGAAAGCGGGGTCTACACCCTCAGCACCGACTACAAACTCAACCTGTCCAAAGAAACCCAACTGCTGCTGAGCAATATCGATCTCAAAGTCGCACCATTCGCCATCAAGGCCCCTGACGGTCGCGAACTGGTGAAACTCGAGCGACTGGATGTCAGCGAAACCACGCTCGACCTGGCCAAACAGCAAGTCGTCGTCGGCAAAATCCGCAGCAATAAACTGGAAACCTGGGCAGCCCTGGAAGCCGACGGCCAACTCGACTGGCAGAAGCTATTTGCCAGCCAGCCTTCCAAACCGGCAGCCAAGGCCAAGGCCGAACCCGCGAGCACCCCGGCAGCGGCCGATTCGCCGAAACCCGAACCGGCCCCCGCCGCCAAACCCTGGCAGGTGCTGCTCAACGACGTGCAACTGCGCAATTACCAGGTGCACCTCGCCGACCGCAAGGCACAGCCTGCCGTCGCCCTGGAACTGGGCCCGCTGAATCTCGACCTGCAGAAGTTCGACAGCCTCAATGGCTCACCCTTCCAGCTCAAGCTCGACACCGGCGTGGGCAAGCAGGGCAAGCTCACGGCCGAAGGCGAAGTCAACCTGGCACCGGTCACCGCCAAACTCAACGTCACAACCCGCGACATCGACCTGCGTGTCGCCCAGTCCTACATCAGCCCGTTCATTCGCCTGGAACTGCGCAGCGGCATGCTGGGCAGCGATCTGGCGGTCAACCTGAAAAGCACCGAACCGCTGGCCTTCAGCGTCACCGGTCGCGCCCAGGTCGATCAACTGCACACCCTCGACACCCTGAAAACCCGCGACTTCGTCAAATGGCAACAAGTGGTGGTCGAAGGCCTGAACTATCAGCACGGTGACAGCCTGTCGATCGACAAAGTGAACATGCTGCAGCCCTATGCGCGCTTCATGATCAACGATGATCGCACCACCAACATCGATGACCTGCTGATCCCGCAGCCCGCCGACGCCGGCACCAAGTCCGCCGCCGCCAAACCCGCTGCCGGCAAGGACAAGCCGCTGGGCATCCACGTTGGCGGGATCGTGATCAACGACGGTTCGGCCAACTTCGCCGACTTCAGCCTGACCCCGAACTTCGCCACCGCGATCCAGGAGCTCAACGGCCAGATCGGTACCATCGACAGCCGCCAGGTCAAACCGGCCGCCGTCGACGTCAAGGGCAAGGTCGACCGCTATGCACCCGTCACCATCAAGGGGGCAGTCAACCCGTTCGACCCGATGGCCAGCCTCGACATCGCCACCAGCTTCAAGCGGGTGGAACTGACCACCCTGACGCCCTACTCCGGCAAATTCGCCGGTTATCGCATCCGCAAGGGCCGGCTCAATCTCGACCTGCACTACAAGATCACCAAGGGCCAGCTCCAGGCCGAAAACAAGGTGGTCGTGGAGCAACTGCAACTGGGTGAGAAAGTCGACAGCCCCGACGCCGTGAGCCTGCCGTTGAAACTGGCGATTGCCTTGCTCAAGGATGTCGACGGCAAGATCTCCATCGAACTGCCGGTGACTGGCGACTTGAACAACCCGCAGTTCAGCGTCATGCCGATTGTCTGGCAGACCCTGCGCAACCTGATCGTCAAGGCGGCCGCCGCACCGTTCAAACTCATTGGTGGCCTGGTGTCCGGTGGCGGCGCGGAAGACCTGGGCACCGTGGCGTTTGCGCCGGGTTCCAGCGAGCTGAGCAAGGACGCCGAAGCGGCTCTGGTCAAGCTGTCCAACGCCCTCAAGGAACGCCCGGCCCTGCGCCTGGAAATCGAAGGCACCGCCGCCAAGAGCAGCGATGGCCCTCTGATTGCCGAGCAGCGCCTGGAGCGTGAGTATCAATACAACTACTACAAGATGCTCCAGCGTCGTGGCGAGAAGGTTCCGGCCCAGGCGTCCATGCTCGACGTGCCGGACAATGAAAAAGGCCCGTTGCTGGAAGGCATCTACCGCACACGTCTGAAGGCGCAGCCTCCGGCCGAATGGAAAGACCTGGGCAAGGAAGAACGCACGGCGAAGATGCGTGAAGGCGTGATCCAGTTCTGGAGTTCCAGCGAAGTGCTGTTGCGCCAGTTGGGCCAGGACCGCGCCAGCAGCATCAAGGATTACCTGGTGGACAAGGGCCAACTGGCCGACGATCGCGTGTACTTCATCGATGCCCAGTTGGGCGAAGCGGAGAAAGACGGCAAGGTCGTTACACCGCTGCACCTGGACGCCGAATGA
- a CDS encoding prepilin peptidase produces MPLNEIMTLYPLAFVAIAGLVGLLVGSFLNVVIWRLPKMLEREWRVQAHEILGLPEETPLPTYNLLLPHSQCPRCEHRIRAWENIPVISFLFLRGRCSACATPINKRYPLTELACGLLSAFVAWHFGFGWQAGMALLLTWGLLAMSQIDAEHQLLPDVLVLPLLWLGLIVNSLELFVPLHDALWGAVAGYLLLWSVFWLFKLLTGKDGMGHGDFKLLAMFGAWGGWQILPLTILLSSFVGAIIGVIYLRLRRAKTSTPIPFGPYLAIAGWIAMLWGGQITDFYWQFVGLK; encoded by the coding sequence ATGCCCTTGAACGAAATCATGACGCTCTACCCCCTGGCATTCGTGGCAATCGCCGGTCTGGTGGGGCTGCTGGTCGGCAGCTTTCTCAACGTGGTGATCTGGCGTCTGCCGAAGATGCTCGAACGCGAGTGGCGCGTGCAGGCCCATGAAATCCTCGGGTTGCCCGAGGAAACGCCACTGCCCACCTACAATCTGCTGCTGCCCCATTCCCAGTGTCCGCGCTGCGAGCACCGGATTCGTGCCTGGGAAAACATTCCCGTCATCAGCTTTCTCTTTCTGCGCGGACGCTGCTCGGCCTGCGCCACCCCCATCAACAAACGCTACCCGTTGACCGAATTGGCCTGCGGCCTGTTGTCGGCGTTCGTGGCCTGGCACTTCGGTTTCGGCTGGCAAGCCGGCATGGCGTTGCTGCTGACCTGGGGCTTGTTGGCCATGAGCCAGATCGACGCCGAGCATCAACTGCTGCCGGATGTGCTGGTACTGCCGCTGTTGTGGCTGGGACTGATCGTCAATAGCCTCGAGCTGTTCGTGCCCCTGCATGACGCGCTGTGGGGCGCGGTGGCCGGCTACCTGTTGCTGTGGTCGGTGTTCTGGCTGTTCAAGCTGCTTACCGGCAAGGACGGCATGGGTCACGGTGATTTCAAGCTGCTGGCAATGTTCGGGGCCTGGGGCGGCTGGCAGATATTGCCGTTGACCATCCTGCTTTCGTCCTTTGTGGGGGCGATCATCGGCGTGATTTACCTGCGTCTGCGCCGGGCAAAAACCTCGACGCCCATCCCCTTCGGCCCCTATCTGGCGATTGCCGGCTGGATTGCCATGCTCTGGGGTGGTCAAATAACCGACTTCTATTGGCAGTTTGTCGGTTTGAAATGA
- a CDS encoding energy-coupling factor ABC transporter permease yields MIGVELLSPETLTLGWLIYVPVLIWAICRAPWVELFTDSRRQHQVLGTVFALFLLWLVRRDFDTGVSYHFIGMTAVTLLLDWPLAIIGGLVAQVGLVLLGRQDLTAMGVNGALFIVLPVLVTECCAIAVERAQPRNLFVYIFVSGFFAAALSALLCLLLALTVLWFDERFAMPYWLEDFIGYLWLIIFPEAFINGMVVSALVVFCPEWLETFNRTRYLSAPWKDDDPGP; encoded by the coding sequence ATGATCGGCGTCGAGTTGCTGTCACCCGAAACCCTGACCCTGGGTTGGCTGATCTATGTACCGGTGCTTATCTGGGCGATTTGTCGTGCGCCCTGGGTCGAGTTGTTTACCGACAGCCGTCGCCAGCATCAGGTACTCGGCACAGTGTTCGCGCTGTTTTTGCTGTGGCTGGTGCGGCGGGATTTCGATACTGGCGTGTCCTATCACTTCATCGGCATGACTGCGGTGACGCTGTTGCTCGACTGGCCACTGGCAATCATCGGTGGGCTGGTGGCGCAGGTGGGGCTGGTGCTGTTGGGGCGTCAGGACCTGACGGCGATGGGGGTCAACGGCGCACTGTTTATCGTCTTGCCGGTGCTGGTCACCGAGTGCTGTGCGATTGCGGTGGAGCGTGCACAGCCGCGCAATCTCTTCGTGTATATCTTCGTGTCCGGTTTCTTTGCCGCGGCCCTGTCGGCGTTGCTGTGCCTGTTGCTGGCACTCACGGTGCTGTGGTTCGACGAGCGCTTCGCCATGCCTTATTGGCTCGAGGATTTTATCGGCTACCTGTGGCTGATCATTTTTCCCGAGGCGTTCATCAACGGCATGGTGGTCAGCGCGCTGGTGGTGTTCTGCCCGGAATGGCTGGAGACCTTCAATCGCACACGCTATCTGTCGGCGCCGTGGAAGGACGACGATCCCGGTCCCTGA
- a CDS encoding pilin: MKTQKGFTLIELLIVVAIIGILATFAIPAYSKYQARAKVTAGVAELSSLKVNYEDAVNSGTAAPAVTVFAPGGDTQNCTFSAAAGTATGMVCTLKGAPAVISNATVTLSRDATKGWTCSTSVAADYAPKGCGG; this comes from the coding sequence ATGAAGACTCAAAAAGGTTTTACCCTGATCGAGTTGCTGATCGTGGTGGCGATCATCGGGATTCTGGCGACGTTTGCGATTCCGGCGTATTCCAAGTACCAGGCGCGGGCTAAGGTGACGGCGGGGGTCGCGGAGCTTTCGTCGTTGAAGGTCAATTATGAGGATGCGGTCAACTCCGGTACGGCTGCGCCTGCCGTGACGGTATTTGCCCCGGGTGGCGATACCCAGAACTGCACTTTTTCCGCTGCTGCCGGCACCGCGACTGGGATGGTTTGCACGTTGAAAGGTGCGCCAGCGGTCATTTCAAATGCGACCGTTACGCTCTCGCGAGACGCAACCAAAGGTTGGACATGCTCCACCAGTGTCGCTGCCGACTATGCGCCTAAAGGCTGCGGCGGCTAA
- a CDS encoding DUF2845 domain-containing protein, whose product MGKRLLLAMVLAMGAGQVFAADTLRCGSQLISVGDRAGEVLQKCGEPVSRDQLGYKRSANRREEFPVEEWTYGPNNGMYQYLRFEGNRLTQITSKRGN is encoded by the coding sequence ATGGGCAAGCGTCTGTTGCTGGCGATGGTGCTGGCGATGGGCGCCGGCCAGGTATTTGCGGCGGACACGTTGCGCTGTGGCAGCCAACTGATCAGCGTCGGCGACCGCGCGGGGGAAGTGCTGCAAAAATGTGGCGAGCCGGTCAGCCGAGACCAGCTGGGCTACAAGCGCAGTGCCAATCGGCGGGAGGAGTTTCCCGTCGAGGAATGGACTTACGGGCCGAACAACGGGATGTATCAGTACCTGCGGTTCGAGGGCAATCGCCTGACGCAGATCACCAGCAAACGAGGGAACTAA
- the coaE gene encoding dephospho-CoA kinase (Dephospho-CoA kinase (CoaE) performs the final step in coenzyme A biosynthesis.), translating to MNTPAQKPWILGLTGGIGSGKSAAAQHFIDLGVHVVDADHAARWVVEPGRPALAKIAEHFGPGVLQADGQLDRAALRKLIFEVADERRWLEALLHPLIAEEIAHHLALAKSPYAILVSPLLIESGQYAMTQRVLVIDAPEQLQIERTLQRDQTSEEQVQAILKAQSSRQDRVSHANEVLVNDRDLAWLHSEVERLHHFYLTLPGGQS from the coding sequence ATGAATACCCCTGCGCAAAAACCCTGGATTCTCGGCCTCACCGGCGGCATCGGCAGCGGCAAAAGTGCCGCTGCCCAGCATTTCATCGACCTGGGCGTGCACGTGGTCGACGCCGACCATGCCGCGCGCTGGGTGGTCGAGCCCGGCCGTCCGGCGCTGGCGAAAATCGCCGAACACTTCGGCCCCGGCGTGTTGCAGGCCGACGGCCAACTGGATCGCGCGGCCCTGCGAAAATTGATCTTCGAGGTAGCGGACGAACGCCGTTGGCTCGAAGCGCTGCTGCATCCGTTGATCGCCGAGGAAATCGCTCATCACCTGGCACTGGCAAAATCACCTTACGCCATTCTGGTTTCACCGCTGCTGATCGAATCCGGCCAGTACGCCATGACCCAGCGAGTGCTGGTGATCGATGCCCCCGAACAGTTGCAGATCGAACGCACCTTGCAGCGTGACCAGACCAGCGAAGAGCAGGTCCAGGCGATCCTCAAGGCCCAATCCAGCCGCCAGGATCGCGTCAGCCATGCCAACGAGGTGCTGGTCAACGACCGCGACCTCGCCTGGCTGCACAGCGAGGTCGAACGCCTGCACCACTTTTACCTTACTTTGCCTGGAGGCCAGTCATGA
- a CDS encoding type II secretion system F family protein: MAVKAAKISTYAWEGTDRKGTKVTGELSGQNPALIKAQLRKQGINPGRVRKKTPSLLNLGKGIKAKDIALFTRQMATMMKAGVPLLQSFDIIGEGFDNPAMRTLVDEVKQEVAAGNSFAAALRKKPKYFDELYCNLVDAGEQAGALDTLLERVATYKEKSESLKAKIKKAMTYPLAVIFVATIVTGILLVKVVPQFQSVFASFGAELPAFTVMVIGLSHFMQDWWWAMLGGLIAAILGMRHGLKTSQALRDRVDAWLLKVPLVGALLYKSAVARFARTLSTTFAAGVPLVEALDSVAGAAGNVVFKRAVLRIRQDVSTGMQLNFSMRTTGLFPNMAIQMTAIGEESGALDEMLDKVAGFYEDEVDNMVDSLTSLMEPFIMVVLGVIVGGLVVAMYLPIFQLGSTI; encoded by the coding sequence ATGGCGGTCAAAGCGGCAAAAATCAGCACCTACGCCTGGGAAGGCACCGACCGCAAAGGTACGAAAGTCACCGGCGAGCTGAGCGGCCAGAACCCGGCCCTAATCAAGGCGCAACTGCGCAAGCAAGGCATCAACCCCGGCCGGGTGCGCAAGAAAACGCCCTCCCTGCTCAACCTGGGCAAGGGCATCAAGGCCAAGGACATCGCCCTGTTCACCCGGCAGATGGCGACCATGATGAAAGCCGGCGTGCCCTTGCTGCAGTCGTTCGACATCATCGGCGAAGGCTTCGACAACCCGGCCATGCGCACGCTGGTAGATGAGGTCAAACAGGAAGTCGCCGCTGGCAACAGCTTCGCCGCAGCCCTGCGCAAAAAGCCCAAATACTTCGATGAGTTGTATTGCAACCTGGTGGACGCCGGCGAGCAGGCCGGCGCCCTGGATACCCTGCTGGAGCGGGTGGCGACCTATAAGGAAAAGAGCGAAAGCCTCAAGGCCAAGATCAAGAAAGCCATGACCTACCCGCTGGCGGTGATATTCGTCGCCACCATCGTGACGGGGATTCTGCTGGTCAAAGTGGTGCCGCAATTTCAGTCGGTGTTCGCAAGCTTTGGTGCTGAATTGCCGGCATTTACCGTGATGGTCATCGGCCTGTCGCACTTCATGCAGGACTGGTGGTGGGCGATGCTCGGCGGCTTGATCGCGGCGATCCTGGGCATGCGCCACGGGCTCAAGACGTCGCAGGCTTTGCGTGATCGAGTGGATGCGTGGCTGCTGAAAGTACCCCTTGTAGGCGCCCTGCTGTACAAGTCCGCCGTGGCCCGTTTTGCCCGCACTCTGTCGACCACCTTTGCCGCTGGCGTACCCCTTGTCGAGGCCCTGGATTCCGTGGCGGGCGCCGCCGGTAATGTGGTGTTCAAGCGCGCCGTGCTGCGCATCCGGCAGGACGTCTCGACGGGCATGCAATTGAATTTCTCCATGCGCACTACCGGGCTTTTTCCGAACATGGCGATCCAGATGACCGCCATTGGCGAAGAGTCCGGCGCACTGGACGAGATGCTGGACAAGGTCGCGGGTTTCTATGAAGACGAAGTCGACAATATGGTCGACAGCCTCACCAGCCTGATGGAACCGTTCATCATGGTGGTACTGGGTGTTATTGTCGGTGGCCTGGTGGTTGCGATGTACCTGCCCATCTTCCAACTCGGGTCGACGATCTGA
- the yacG gene encoding DNA gyrase inhibitor YacG — protein MSQYPTVECPTCGAPVEWSPESLFRPFCSDRCKLIDLGAWASEEHKIPVAPDAEDELFSGDFEPRHH, from the coding sequence ATGAGCCAGTACCCAACCGTCGAATGCCCGACCTGCGGCGCACCTGTCGAGTGGAGCCCCGAGAGCCTGTTCCGGCCCTTTTGCTCCGATCGTTGCAAGCTGATCGACCTGGGCGCGTGGGCCTCGGAAGAACACAAGATTCCGGTGGCCCCGGATGCCGAGGACGAACTGTTCAGCGGCGATTTCGAACCCCGTCATCACTGA
- a CDS encoding DUF2790 domain-containing protein, giving the protein MKALTTLFLTLIATSAMAANEPSATPYNPAQPLDIAKVVSVSDTATACGVVPATMVYVDHQGQTHRVTYEVMGNCTSNL; this is encoded by the coding sequence ATGAAAGCCCTGACGACTCTGTTCCTGACCCTCATCGCCACCTCTGCCATGGCCGCCAATGAGCCTTCGGCTACCCCGTACAACCCCGCTCAGCCGCTGGACATCGCCAAGGTGGTTTCCGTGTCCGATACCGCGACCGCGTGCGGGGTCGTGCCGGCGACCATGGTCTATGTCGATCATCAGGGGCAGACCCATCGCGTGACCTACGAGGTCATGGGCAATTGCACCAGCAACCTGTGA